Proteins encoded by one window of Anguilla rostrata isolate EN2019 chromosome 9, ASM1855537v3, whole genome shotgun sequence:
- the nudcd2 gene encoding nudC domain-containing protein 2, whose amino-acid sequence MSVHFEERSGIVPCQTPWGVWYQTMEEIFIEVNVPPGTSAKEIKCVLQSKQIQLSVKGREILKGKLFGTTVADEGTWTLEDRKLIRIVLMKTNREAGNCWQSLLEGEYCANAWVQDQMQRKLTLERFQRENPGFDFSGAEISGNFAGGGPDFSNLK is encoded by the exons ATGTCTGTACATTTTGAGGAAAGAAGCGGCATCGTCCCCTGTCAGACACCATGGGGAGTGTGGTATCAAACGATGGAAGAAatttttattgaagtaaacGTTCCACCGGGGACGTCTGCCAAAGAAATAAAGTGTGTCCTCCAGAGCAAACAGATACAACTATCTGTAAAGGGACGTGAAATATTGAAG GGGAAATTATTTGGAACCACTGTTGCTGACGAGGGAACTTGGACCCTGG aggaCAGGAAGCTGATCCGCATCGTGCTGATGAAGACGAACCGGGAAGCAGGGAACTGCTGGCAGTCTCTGCTGGAAGGGGAGTACTGTGCCAATGCCTGGGTCCAGGACCAGATGCAGAGGAAGCTGACTCTGGAGAGGTTCCAGAGAGAG AATCCTGGTTTTGACTTCAGCGGTGCAGAGATTTCTGGGAACTTCGCTGGGGGTGGGCCAGACTTCTCCAACCTGAAGTGA
- the ccng1 gene encoding cyclin-G1, protein MIDTIPVPEDVPFAVQLKALLDQETRYQPKLDGLRIIESAQENGLRMTARLRDFEVKDLLSLTRFFGFCADTFSLAVSLLDRFLSVMKIQPKHLSCVGLCCFYIAAKSSEEESVPAAADLIRISQSRFTASDMTRMEKIVLEKLRWKVRAPTALHFLRLYHAFVLPQLDPDSKRSLNIERLEAQLKACHSSFAFTKIKPSLLALGILALELQQQGLCELSESLETLQLQSQIKSGDLVCVRELVGKCLMEYSSTKCSRTSGRKLRWMISGRTARQLKRSCYKIAHLPTIPEVAS, encoded by the exons ATGATTGATACAATACCAGTACCAGAGGACGTGCCTTTCGCCGTCCAGTTGAAAGCTCTGTTGGACCAGGAGACCCGGTACCAGCCCAAGCTGGACGGACTGAGGATAATCGAGTCGGCGCAGGAGAACGGCCTGAGAATGACGGCGAGACTCCGCGACTTTGAAGTGAAAGATCTGCTCTCGCTGACGCGGTTCTTCGGCTTCTGTGCCGACACCTTCTCCCTGGCAGTGAGCCTGTTGGATCGATTCTTGTCAGTGATGAAG ATCCAGCCGAAGCACCTGTCGTGCGTGGGGCTGTGCTGCTTCTACATCGCGGCCAAGTCGTCGGAGGAGGAGAGCGTTCCGGCGGCCGCCGACCTGATCCGCATCAGCCAGAGCCGCTTCACGGCGTCGGACATGACGCGCATGGAGAAGATCGTCCTGGAGAAGCTGCGCTGGAAGGTGCGGGCCCCCACCGCCCTGCACTTCCTGCGGCTCTACCACGCGTTCGTCCTGCCGCAGCTGGACCCGGACAG TAAGAGGAGTTTGAACATCGAGAGGCTGGAGGCTCAGCTGAAGGCCTGTCACTCCAGCTTCGCATTCACTAAAATAAAG CCGTCTCTGCTTGCGCTGGGGATCCTGGCCTTGGAGCTTCAGCAGCAGGGCCTGTGTGAGCTGAGCGAATCCCTGGAGACCCTGCAGCTGCAGTCCCAG ATTAAAAGTGGGGACCTGGTTTGCGTGAGAGAGCTGGTTGGAAAATGCCTGATGGAGTACTCCTCGACGAAGTGCTCCAGAACGAGCGGCCGCAAGCTGAGGTGGATGATCTCCGGCAGGACTGCTAGACAGCTCAAACGCAGCTGCTACAAGATCGCCCATCTCCCAACCATCCCTGAAGTGGCATCTTAG
- the ccni2 gene encoding cyclin-I isoform X2 produces MKYHGLAESQRLADLLEDALAKEKRLWKVPVFKNGQILGTDISQFQYQEVILWLGKLSKLFRFYPETCALGVCILNRLLASVKAQPKYLRCIAITSLILAAKVNEEDEVIASVKDLAARSGCNFSTAEILRMERIILDKLRWDLYTATAIDFIHIRKRLHHTAWPASEMAFFESF; encoded by the exons ATGAAGTACCATGGACTCGCGGAGAGCCAGCGGCTGGCGGATTTGCTGGAGGACGCGCTCGCCAAGGAAAAGCGTCTCTGGAAGGTGCCCGTCTTCAAAAACGGCCAAATCCTA GGTACGGATATCTCACAGTTCCAATATCAAGAGGTGATCTTGTGGCTGGGTAAACTGAGCAAATTGTTTAGGTTTTACCCGGAGACCTGTGCGCTTGGAGTATGTATCCTCAACAGGCTTCTGGCTTCAGTGAAG GCACAGCCCAAATATCTACGATGTATTGCAATCACCTCCCTGATACTTGCTGCTAAAGTCAACGAAGAAGATGAG GTGATTGCGTCGGTGAAGGACCTTGCGGCGCGGAGCGGATGCAACTTTTCGACGGCGGAGATCCTTCGCATGGAGCGGATCATTCTAGATAAACTGCGCTGGGACCTTTACACTGCAACGGCAATCGACTTCATTCACATC AGGAAGagactgcaccacactgctTGGCCGGCTTCAGAAATGGCTTTCTTTGAATCCTTTTGA
- the ccni2 gene encoding cyclin-I isoform X1, producing MKYHGLAESQRLADLLEDALAKEKRLWKVPVFKNGQILGTDISQFQYQEVILWLGKLSKLFRFYPETCALGVCILNRLLASVKAQPKYLRCIAITSLILAAKVNEEDEVIASVKDLAARSGCNFSTAEILRMERIILDKLRWDLYTATAIDFIHILGTSGQECHDSQKAIILSSGSVWHLCSASQHLQNVTLNVQN from the exons ATGAAGTACCATGGACTCGCGGAGAGCCAGCGGCTGGCGGATTTGCTGGAGGACGCGCTCGCCAAGGAAAAGCGTCTCTGGAAGGTGCCCGTCTTCAAAAACGGCCAAATCCTA GGTACGGATATCTCACAGTTCCAATATCAAGAGGTGATCTTGTGGCTGGGTAAACTGAGCAAATTGTTTAGGTTTTACCCGGAGACCTGTGCGCTTGGAGTATGTATCCTCAACAGGCTTCTGGCTTCAGTGAAG GCACAGCCCAAATATCTACGATGTATTGCAATCACCTCCCTGATACTTGCTGCTAAAGTCAACGAAGAAGATGAG GTGATTGCGTCGGTGAAGGACCTTGCGGCGCGGAGCGGATGCAACTTTTCGACGGCGGAGATCCTTCGCATGGAGCGGATCATTCTAGATAAACTGCGCTGGGACCTTTACACTGCAACGGCAATCGACTTCATTCACATC ctTGGCACCTCTGGACAGGAATGCCATGACAGTCAAAAGGCGATTATACTGAGCTCTGGGTCCGTTTGGCATTTGTGCAGCGCCAGCCAGCATTTGCAAAATGTCACGCTGAATGTTCAGAATTAA